In one Deinococcus fonticola genomic region, the following are encoded:
- a CDS encoding PaaI family thioesterase, with protein MSRPPVQFELPENVHELSPEAIADFMNGPEGKGLPGTLGEHLGIRLTSVTRDRVVAVMPVAGNRQPAGRLHGGANLALAEELASLGSFMNINSTRQGAVGVDVSATHVRGVSEGYVTGEANIVHRGRSLHVWNIEIRDEQGRVTSVARCTCNVINLGA; from the coding sequence ATGAGCCGCCCGCCCGTTCAGTTCGAGTTGCCCGAGAATGTCCACGAGCTCAGCCCAGAGGCCATCGCGGACTTCATGAACGGCCCGGAAGGAAAGGGTCTGCCCGGCACGCTCGGCGAACACCTGGGCATTCGCCTGACCAGCGTCACCAGGGACCGCGTGGTGGCCGTCATGCCTGTGGCCGGGAACCGGCAACCTGCCGGGCGTCTACACGGCGGCGCCAACCTGGCCCTGGCCGAGGAACTGGCGAGCCTGGGTTCTTTCATGAACATCAACTCGACCCGTCAGGGCGCCGTGGGCGTGGATGTCAGCGCCACCCACGTGCGCGGCGTCAGCGAAGGCTACGTGACCGGCGAAGCCAACATCGTTCACCGGGGCCGCAGCCTTCACGTCTGGAACATCGAAATCAGGGACGAGCAAGGCCGCGTGACCAGTGTCGCCCGCTGTACCTGCAACGTCATCAACCTCGGCGCCTGA